A window from Fragaria vesca subsp. vesca linkage group LG5, FraVesHawaii_1.0, whole genome shotgun sequence encodes these proteins:
- the LOC101296871 gene encoding cyclin-dependent kinase F-4-like — MDRYHIIKKVGEGSFGRVYQAIDHLTGQYVAIKQLKPNCHPMSYLPEVRALQILQHPKIVGFKGAERQHNTVFLVFEYMDGSLRHLINHRMRMGVPFSEAEIKFFSFQVLQGLDFMHRNRRFMHRDMKPENLLVNKHGVLKISDLGSATEIESDDSLFHHHYVTTRSYRAPEMLLRMFLKNEELRPFEYQKSRNFGALFPFFYHMVHCSHMLLNDSWMPTVPQDPHHMNSVLEGFRQLVKLKNPLHCNISDSHERQLVINLAIQQSPAMM, encoded by the exons ATGGATAGATACCATATCATCAAGAAAGTTGGTGAAGGTAGTTTCGGGCGGGTGTACCAGGCGATCGACCACCTCACCGGTCAATATGTGGCGATCAAACAGTTGAAGCCAAACTGTCATCCCATGTCGTATCTCCCGGAAGTTCGTGCTCTCCAGATTTTGCAGCACCCCAAGATAGTGGGATTCAAGGGAGCTGAACGCCAACACAACACCGTTTTCTTGGTTTTCGAGTACATGGACGGCAGCCTTCGACATCTCATCAACCATAGGATGAGGATGGGAGTCCCTTTCTCGGAAGCCGAGATCAAATTTTTTAGCTTCCAAGTCTTGCAGGGACTCGACTTCATGCATCGAAACCGCCGCTTCATGCACAGGGACATGAAGCCGGAGAATCTATTGGTCAACAAGCATGGCGTCCTCAAGATCTCGGATCTTGGTAGTGCTACGGAGATAGAATCCGATGACAGCCTATTCCACCATCATTATGTCACTACAAGGAGTTATCGTGCCCCGGAGATGCTGCTTCGGATGTTCTTGAAAAACGAGGAGCTTCGACCGTTCGA GTACCAAAAATCCCGGAATTTTGGTGCATTGTTCCCCTTCTTCTACCACATGGTGCATTGTTCCCACATGCTTTTGAACGATT CATGGATGCCAACTGTTCCGCAAGATCCACACCATATGAACAGTGTCCTAGAAGGATTTAGGCAACTTGTGAAGCTGAAGAATCCCCTCCACTGCAACATATCGGACAGCCATGAAAGACAACTTGTGATAAACCTGGCCATCCAGCAGTCACCTGCAATGATGTGA
- the LOC101298890 gene encoding uncharacterized protein LOC101298890: MAMPLEKRNKVMDMPIYLQFIDGDVGGGYRWYVIEEKEAAAAAAADVLGEERWVLKSDQDRVRVLNLPKLEDGLIKYTNLAVAESRLFLVGGHVESRGDDGIRIDKNGILYIDLQQPNPKSWERSKIPVYTNVRGAAVSDNGDEIYAVADGMVLRFNCRLVDNPKLVLPLPGDLPWYLLAAAGSGSKMLLYSPPRRGISGNFVLCDLKSCSWEMIHSFSLDTDPFADRFRWWTTGVLVEDSFLIVFGRCLPWTREYRPALYVYDIRRMEWLPKPVQGLANNGIVLPDLNGLWPFSYSALMQVRRDELKLALVWSIPNNDDAVQTQVHWSKFILRIDKNDDSQDIPPTFHAQGLSSGTCYGGNTYLIRSSVGG; encoded by the coding sequence ATGGCTATGCCGTTAGAAAAGAGAAATAAAGTTATGGATATGCCGATCTACCTACAGTTTATCGACGGTGACGTTGGAGGTGGGTATCGGTGGTATGTGATCGAGGAGAAAGAAGCAGCAGCAGCAGCAGCAGCAGATGTGTTGGGGGAGGAACGCTGGGTCCTTAAAAGTGATCAAGATAGAGTCAGAGTTCTGAATCTTCCCAAACTAGAGGATGGCCTTATCAAATATACCAATTTAGCAGTCGCCGAGTCCCGTTTATTCCTCGTCGGTGGTCATGTTGAAAGCAGAGGAGATGATGGCATCCGTATCGATAAGAACGGAATTCTCTACATTGACTTGCAGCAGCCGAATCCCAAGTCTTGGGAGAGATCCAAAATTCCAGTTTACACCAATGTGCGTGGGGCGGCCGTTTCCGATAACGGCGATGAGATCTATGCGGTGGCAGATGGTATGGTGCTCCGCTTCAACTGCCGCCTTGTGGACAATCCGAAACTCGTTCTCCCTTTGCCCGGTGATCTGCCATGGTACTTGCTTGCTGCAGCTGGGTCCGGGTCCAAGATGCTCCTGTATTCTCCTCCGCGCCGTGGCATATCGGGTAATTTCGTCTTATGTGATTTGAAATCTTGCTCTTGGGAGATGATCCATAGCTTTTCCTTGGACACGGATCCCTTTGCAGACCGGTTCCGGTGGTGGACCACCGGTGTGCTGGTGGAAGACTCGTTTCTGATAGTCTTTGGACGTTGCCTTCCCTGGACTAGGGAATATCGTCCGGCATTGTATGTTTATGATATTCGTAGGATGGAATGGCTCCCCAAACCAGTTCAGGGACTCGCAAACAATGGCATCGTCCTTCCCGACTTGAATGGTTTATGGCCTTTCTCTTACTCAGCGCTGATGCAAGTCCGGAGAGATGAACTCAAATTGGCTTTGGTTTGGTCCATCCCCAATAACGACGACGCCGTACAGACTCAAGTTCATTGGTCCAAATTCATACTCCGCATCGATAAAAATGATGATAGCCAAGACATTCCCCCAACCTTCCACGCTCAAGGCTTGTCTTCTGGAACCTGTTATGGTGGCAATACCTATTTGATCAGGAGCAGCGTTGGAGGATAA
- the LOC101299187 gene encoding uncharacterized protein LOC101299187, producing MSLWKFVEEERKSRNAGDVITAGTNYQFTYRIYDAMQGLKLAGTQKQCSGSGNARERFKGLRRQADAFIRPVGFNNPYLLFPEVFVGWKDWVTMLTVEAPFDGEDGAKVAVMVESVWIQIMKVVKDQFIAGRCSFLQVASSLGITRGHKVVFHEVAQGDKDFHISIGQLKDMARELITCLWQIKNRLRDNSLDHTIDRFREFCEFVQFNYLGEGNVNVEGWVVKKDENAEVIQLVVLFHPSSFDTCDLLRFFMNLGRVGDRADPESLCRNLKFDEYMWGLNFNWRDYVLADETLKEILNHSLNREEVKEDNQEEEKGKKQKKPMYYNRELPQFCFNAMKHFWAHANGQKLTKIEVIQHMCFHS from the exons ATGAGTCTGTGGAAGTTTGTGGAGGAGGAGCGAAAAAGTAGAAATGCTGGGGATGTCATTACCGCCGGTACCAACTACCAATTTACCTACCGCATATATGATGCCATGCAGGGTTTAAAGTTGGCTGGGACGCAGAAGCAGTGTAGTGGCAGCGGGAATGCCCGCGAGCGCTTCAAAGGTCTCCGCAGGCAAGCGGATGCGTTCATTCGCCCTGTCGGGTTCAATAATCCTTACCTACTATTTCCGGAGGTTTTCGTTGGTTGGAAGGATTGGGTGACAATGCTGACAGTTGAGGCGCCCTTTGATGGTGAGGATGGTGCTAAGGTTGCTGTTATGGTTGAGTCCGTGTGGATTCAAATCATGAAGGTGGTCAAAGATCAATTCATAGCAGGCCGTTGCAGCTTCTTGCAAGTGGCCAGCTCTCTTGGAATCACAAGAGGACACAAAGTGGTTTTCCATGAGGTGGCTCAAG GTGATAAAGACTTCCACATCAGCATAGGGCAGTTGAAGGACATGGCCAGGGAATTGATAACTTGCCTCTGGCAGATAAAGAATAGATTGAGAGATAACAGCCTGGATCACACCATTGATCGGTTTAGAGAATTCTGTGAGTTTGTCCAATTCAACTACTTGGGGGAGGGGAACGTCAACGTGGAGGGTTGGGTGGTGAAAAAAGATGAGAATGCTGAAGTGATTCAGCTAGTTGTATTATTTCACCCTTCATCGTTTGACACATGCGACCTGCTTAGATTCTTCATGAATCTTGGCCGTGTGGGAGATCGAGCTGATCCAGAAAGTTTGTGTAGGAACCTGAAATTTGATGAGTATATGTGGGGACTAAATTTTAACTGGAGAGATTATGTGTTGGCTGATGAGACACTGAAAGAGATTTTGAATCATTCTCTCAATCGAGAAGAAGTGAAAGAGGACAATCAAGAAGAAGAAAAAGGCAAGAAACAGAAAAAGCCAATGTACTACAACAGGGAGCTTCCACAGTTTTGTTTCAATGCAATGAAACATTTTTGGGCACATGCTAATGGCCAAAAGTTAACCAAGATTGAAGTAATACAACACATGTGTTTTCATTCCTAG